A single genomic interval of Orcinus orca chromosome 19, mOrcOrc1.1, whole genome shotgun sequence harbors:
- the TMEM95 gene encoding sperm-egg fusion protein TMEM95 isoform X1, translating to MWMLALGGIFLAAAQACVFCRFPDRDLSGRLAQLCSQMEAQWKDCEVSWNFSAFALDDASLKKVTEKTHRVLRVMEIEGSLSSLLSYWKWLQKTKLPEYNREALCAPACRGSTILYNCSTCQGFEVYCWPRKRCFPGPYSPPLPHPAQISELLGYPSIDGCGPRDHSLPAGVPAGSHDLWEARILLLFVSGAALLLGILSFAVEYCHLQAKSDL from the exons ATGTGGATGTTGGCActaggtgggatcttcctggcagCCGCCCAGGCCTGTGTCTTCTGCCGCTTCCCAGACCGTGACTTGTCGGGCCGCCTGGCTCAGCTTTGCAGCCAGATGGAGGCCCAGTGGAAGGACTGTGAAGTCTCCTGGAACTTCTCGGCCTTTGCCTTAG ATGATGCATCCTTGAAAAAAGTCACAGAGAAGACTCACAGAGTCCTGAGGGTCATGG AGATCGAAGGGTCTCTCTCCTCACTCCTTTCATATTGGAAATGGCTTCAAAAGACCAAGCTCCCAGAATACAACAGGGAAG CTCTCTGCGCTCCCGCCTGCC GGGGCAGCACCATCCTGTACAACTGctccacctgccagggcttcgAGGTGTACTGCTGGCCCCGAAAGCGCTGCTTCCCAGGTCCttactccccacccctgcctcaccccgCCCAGATCTCTGAGCTGTTAGGCTACCCCAGCATCGATGGGTGTGGTCCCCGGGATCATTCACTGCCTGCTGGGGTCCCTGCAGGAAGTCACGATCTTTGGGAAGCCAGGATTCTGCTGCTCTTTGTCTCTGGAGCCGCCCTCCTCCTGGGTATTCTGAGCTTCGCGGTGGA GTACTGCCACCTCCAAGCAAAAAGTGACTTGTGA
- the TMEM95 gene encoding sperm-egg fusion protein TMEM95 isoform X2: MWMLALGGIFLAAAQACVFCRFPDRDLSGRLAQLCSQMEAQWKDCEVSWNFSAFALDDASLKKVTEKTHRVLRVMEIEGSLSSLLSYWKWLQKTKLPEYNREALCAPACRGSTILYNCSTCQGFEVYCWPRKRCFPGSHDLWEARILLLFVSGAALLLGILSFAVEYCHLQAKSDL; encoded by the exons ATGTGGATGTTGGCActaggtgggatcttcctggcagCCGCCCAGGCCTGTGTCTTCTGCCGCTTCCCAGACCGTGACTTGTCGGGCCGCCTGGCTCAGCTTTGCAGCCAGATGGAGGCCCAGTGGAAGGACTGTGAAGTCTCCTGGAACTTCTCGGCCTTTGCCTTAG ATGATGCATCCTTGAAAAAAGTCACAGAGAAGACTCACAGAGTCCTGAGGGTCATGG AGATCGAAGGGTCTCTCTCCTCACTCCTTTCATATTGGAAATGGCTTCAAAAGACCAAGCTCCCAGAATACAACAGGGAAG CTCTCTGCGCTCCCGCCTGCC GGGGCAGCACCATCCTGTACAACTGctccacctgccagggcttcgAGGTGTACTGCTGGCCCCGAAAGCGCTGCTTCCCAG GAAGTCACGATCTTTGGGAAGCCAGGATTCTGCTGCTCTTTGTCTCTGGAGCCGCCCTCCTCCTGGGTATTCTGAGCTTCGCGGTGGA GTACTGCCACCTCCAAGCAAAAAGTGACTTGTGA
- the TMEM95 gene encoding sperm-egg fusion protein TMEM95 isoform X3, translated as MWMLALGGIFLAAAQACVFCRFPDRDLSGRLAQLCSQMEAQWKDCEVSWNFSAFALDDASLKKVTEKTHRVLRVMEIEGSLSSLLSYWKWLQKTKLPEYNREALCAPACRGSTILYNCSTCQGFEVYCWPRKRCFPGTATSKQKVTCEDEDTS; from the exons ATGTGGATGTTGGCActaggtgggatcttcctggcagCCGCCCAGGCCTGTGTCTTCTGCCGCTTCCCAGACCGTGACTTGTCGGGCCGCCTGGCTCAGCTTTGCAGCCAGATGGAGGCCCAGTGGAAGGACTGTGAAGTCTCCTGGAACTTCTCGGCCTTTGCCTTAG ATGATGCATCCTTGAAAAAAGTCACAGAGAAGACTCACAGAGTCCTGAGGGTCATGG AGATCGAAGGGTCTCTCTCCTCACTCCTTTCATATTGGAAATGGCTTCAAAAGACCAAGCTCCCAGAATACAACAGGGAAG CTCTCTGCGCTCCCGCCTGCC GGGGCAGCACCATCCTGTACAACTGctccacctgccagggcttcgAGGTGTACTGCTGGCCCCGAAAGCGCTGCTTCCCAG GTACTGCCACCTCCAAGCAAAAAGTGACTTGTGAAGACGAGGACACATCTTAG
- the TMEM95 gene encoding sperm-egg fusion protein TMEM95 isoform X4: MWMLALGGIFLAAAQACVFCRFPDRDLSGRLAQLCSQMEAQWKDCEVSWNFSAFALDDASLKKVTEKTHRVLRVMEIEGSLSSLLSYWKWLQKTKLPEYNREALCAPACRSHDLWEARILLLFVSGAALLLGILSFAVEYCHLQAKSDL; this comes from the exons ATGTGGATGTTGGCActaggtgggatcttcctggcagCCGCCCAGGCCTGTGTCTTCTGCCGCTTCCCAGACCGTGACTTGTCGGGCCGCCTGGCTCAGCTTTGCAGCCAGATGGAGGCCCAGTGGAAGGACTGTGAAGTCTCCTGGAACTTCTCGGCCTTTGCCTTAG ATGATGCATCCTTGAAAAAAGTCACAGAGAAGACTCACAGAGTCCTGAGGGTCATGG AGATCGAAGGGTCTCTCTCCTCACTCCTTTCATATTGGAAATGGCTTCAAAAGACCAAGCTCCCAGAATACAACAGGGAAG CTCTCTGCGCTCCCGCCTGCC GAAGTCACGATCTTTGGGAAGCCAGGATTCTGCTGCTCTTTGTCTCTGGAGCCGCCCTCCTCCTGGGTATTCTGAGCTTCGCGGTGGA GTACTGCCACCTCCAAGCAAAAAGTGACTTGTGA
- the TMEM95 gene encoding sperm-egg fusion protein TMEM95 isoform X5 translates to MWMLALGGIFLAAAQACVFCRFPDRDLSGRLAQLCSQMEAQWKDCEVSWNFSAFALDDASLKKVTEKTHRVLRVMEIEGSLSSLLSYWKWLQKTKLPEYNREALCAPACPPSPSLPWTPTLCLPSGTATSKQKVTCEDEDTS, encoded by the exons ATGTGGATGTTGGCActaggtgggatcttcctggcagCCGCCCAGGCCTGTGTCTTCTGCCGCTTCCCAGACCGTGACTTGTCGGGCCGCCTGGCTCAGCTTTGCAGCCAGATGGAGGCCCAGTGGAAGGACTGTGAAGTCTCCTGGAACTTCTCGGCCTTTGCCTTAG ATGATGCATCCTTGAAAAAAGTCACAGAGAAGACTCACAGAGTCCTGAGGGTCATGG AGATCGAAGGGTCTCTCTCCTCACTCCTTTCATATTGGAAATGGCTTCAAAAGACCAAGCTCCCAGAATACAACAGGGAAG CTCTCTGCGCTCCCGCCTGCC ccccctccccttcccttccctggacTCCCACCCTCTGTCTTCCCTCAGGTACTGCCACCTCCAAGCAAAAAGTGACTTGTGAAGACGAGGACACATCTTAG